The following DNA comes from Capsicum annuum cultivar UCD-10X-F1 chromosome 7, UCD10Xv1.1, whole genome shotgun sequence.
CAAAAATAATCGTCTAGTATTTTTGTCTCACCGGAGATTTTTAACTCCGTTTAGAAATTCATATATCCAATAGGAATGGTCATTGGAAATTCGTATATTTTTAGCAGTGTATTAAcagtttgaattttttgtatgATATTATATCCGTCTATAAAGTGTATATTAATAGGTTAATTATAGGTAACCTACTTTATTTTCCTATAGCAATCATTTTGTTTATCGACtacttataattttctttaaggtAATGTGACAGCGTAAAAATTCTAATACATATATGAAGTGTTATAACTCTTCtgctttttctttttggttaatTTTGGATTTATTAGGTACACTACTAGAATTTATGAAGGTTTTTTCATTGCAAATCAGTGACAAGTTTAAAACACTTGAatctttctaaatttttttcatgtgaaaatgttattatttttttcacttgaacattttcaattaaaaatttcAACGAGAAAATAGTGATCTTAgtagtatatttttatatatttatatattcatatatttattttcagtttatatttttttatttttatttatttatttatttatttattttcagtttataTTTTTAGCCAGTTTAAACGAAGGCTAAACTTGTTTCATTCTATTTTGCAGGCATTTACTTGGGTTTATTCTATTTGTGGTATTAACCATATCCAATGTAGTGCAAGTACCACAGCTCTCTGATTTCATGACTATGTTTAATTGGTAAGTATACTAAATTCTATTTGCGTCACTTCCTTGTATTGAGATCCGATTAAAGTTAAAGTTGAATTCAAACGGAAAAATTTTATCTTGAGTAAAAATACTTCCTATCAGTAactctactttaaaaaaaaaaaaaaaaaaaaaaaaaaaattcacttccAATAACTAGATTCCACATTTTAGGTtatgaaattaaaagaaagaaattgtttcttttttgttattattgaatGCAAATACATTCAGagatacttaattttttttccattgataattgtttcatttttcaccttttttgcaCTTTAATGCATAGATCTCCTATTCCTTCGGGCCACTGAGATCCTTCAAAAGAAATTTCTCACTTAATATCTGTTACTTGTATTGAAattcaattaattaaatttatttatgcattaatttttttttatattagagtaaaaacattctctaATAAATGTGATTTTATACCCAGAGCACGTAACCAATCGAGCTCTTTATTTCTAATTAATACTAAAGTAACTTAAAAGATCAAATACTTAAGTGTTACATTATATTGAGGCAAGATAAAACAAAGTTCGGTCACCTATAACCtataaaatctttttcttttctaaattagtatgaaaagtcaatttttaaattttcttttaaaagttgAACTATTTTTAGAGCTAATCCTAGTTGACAGCTAAAAAGACACCCTAAGGGGTCCATTTTAATACTACTTCCGTTTCGCTTTAGTTGactctctttctaaaaatatttgtttcaatttagttgtttctttgataaaattaagagaattttattatgttcttccaatactacCCTTATtcttaaatgactaaataaaatgtatttaatcaaatttatattctcaaaatataattaataagcctaatttaataaaattaaccctctaattaattttttttaatagatgttTCAAGTCCATAGGAGGTAAGAGTAAATAGATGAAAAGTGGTTCATTGAATAGGAGTAATAGTTAAACTTTTAGCATATGCTTTTATGGCGTTGCTGGGCATCAAGTTCCCAACAACTTTTTCCGTTTCATTAAGGGCTTGTTTAGccatgaatatttttctttttttttcaattttgccATGaacaattttttgttgtttttccctttttctactctaattttaatttttattattattatatataatttcaatctttaaattttgacACAAATTCTTCTTATTAACTATAtttcgtattttttttttaaaaaaagatcaaatttaataaaataattaattcaagtgaaaataattaagaattttcatcaataaatttaagaatatataaaatatatttatatctatcaatcatatttatcaaaatatattttttctctattcaatcgattatggttagataaacttatttagctcatgcttgtgatatttttattcagatTATAGTAGAATAACAagcataataattagtttgttgttaattattttatcaattgaagacatatataaattattttctcaacatttgattgtatgttagtaggtaaattagtagttgagtgattttgataatttttaaaagttgagggcataaaatcttatttaaaaaagatttttcaaaagtttaattttttttttttcaaaaagacatggccaaacacaactccaacttcatcttcaactccaactccaactctaattccgaaaaaaagtaattttcatggtcaaacggctACTAAATGTGCGGTATTTATATTGGGTCCCTTAATTTGTAGTCGCACATTAAagtatgtataaataacataaatatcaatccttTGAAAGTAATTATATTCTttcctatttttaaaattattttactctctctctatcaatatacataacataaccgacatatacataacattctgtgtatatgttggaatttttgtaatatacttagagaattgaaattttttgtaatattgaaaacataagttgtgtatttgtataatttttagttaaagtATTCATGTCTGGGAGCcgacatttttttttttcattcataagCACTCGAACTCAAAGTCGTTGGTTGAGGGAGGAGGAAACTTGAATCATCCAACCAAAATCCATATTTCATCACGACCCTGATAGTTCCCAACTACATTCTATAAATACGTTCCCATTTATTtatgctatataattttttttttcttggcttACATTCAcgtaaaatttatattaaatattctAGGTCTGTGCTTCATTAAAGTCATCGTCATCCCCTCCATAAATTTCTGGCAATTTACAGTAAAATGTCATTTTTTGATAAACATATTTAAGAAAAcggcaaaaatgaaaaaaagaaaaagaaaaagaaaagtaaagaagGATTGTTGAATGTCattttttgataattaatttattaaattttgatttaattttgcaGGAACTTTCCCACGAGTGGTGATGTAAATGTCTCCAATAATTCAAAGGAATTTTTTCAGGTTAGTCACTTTTCAAATtcttatttagtttcattttcttgtattctaaaaaggcaagaaaaaaatgaaatataaataatgatgtcTTTTTTTTCCTTATGAATAAACAACATGAACTAGTAATTAACTTAGAAAATGTAGTACATATAACAAGTTATATAATGTTAATTCAGATAATAGGAAATTAACATAAATAGTCATCCACAAAAATAATAGCCCATAGGCTTGACTAAAAGGAATTGGTGGAGAAATTTATTTTGTGTATATTAACGTATAATATgtatatcttatatatatttgTCTAGCCGTTGTCATTATTTTCGGTCAAGCAACAAAATGTGTTAACGTCCAGAGAAATTAACTTAAATAGCTTAAATAGACACCCACCCAAAAATATAATTGGCAGACGTGTAATATATGCATAATTAACGTATATATTAGCTACGACTGCAAATATTTTTGAACGAGCGGACCAATGCCTAAATTGCCctaatttaaaccatattttcTTTCAGGGTCCATCCAGGCTAATTGATTTGAAGCAGGACCAACACTTGCAATTGGATCACATGATGTCAACAAAGATGTTACAAAGTGAAACAACATGGccattttttgtatttctagGTGGTTCAATGTTTTGTCTACTTTCAAGTAGCATTTGTCACCTCTTCTCTTGCCATTCCCACAAGCTAAACATCCTCTTGTTGAGAATGGACTATGTTGGTATCACAGTCATGATAATCACTTCATTCTTTCCACCAATTTACTACATTTTCCAATGTTCACCACATTGGCAAATTGTGTATCTAAGTTGTATCACAATCATGGGAATTTGCACTATTTTCACCCTCCTATCCCCTGTGTTTTCGACCGGGAAGTATCGATCTTTTCGTGCTGTTTTGTTCATGGCCATGGGACTTTTCGGCCTGATACCTGCGGTCCACGCGATAGTACTGAATTGGGATGAACCCGAAAGAAACATCATACTGGCGTACGAGTTGGCTATGGCGTTGTCTTATTTAATTGGGACTATGTTTTACATTATGCGAATCCCGGAGAGATGGAGGCCTGGATTTTTTGACCTAGCCGGTCATAGTCATCAAATATTTCATGTATTTGTGATTTTAGGTGCATTGTCACACTATGGTGCTGCACAagttttcttggaatataggagTCGATTGGGGTGTGACACACAATAAATTAAAATGCACTATTTATTTATGAAAgggggaaaaaaaagaaagaaagcacATGATTGTCATACTTATACTTTattaatttgtattttaaaaaattatttgatttaagGTATTGCTTTGTGTTATAGAAGGGGTATATGTTTTTCTTTACCCTTTTAGATATATGAACAATCATTCATTTGTTGTGTAATGAACTTCTAATGTATACAAGTGTTACAAGATGAATTGATGAAAcattaagatttatttttttagtgattGTCTCATTATTAAGTTTTACTATTTCATCTCAAGAAATATTGGACTTGTTATGAATGAATTAACCTCTTGGAAGGTAAGGTTTTTTAAAAGGATTGCATTGGAAGTTTTTACCCTTGTGCTGTGAATTTTAGTTCGTTACATAGACTCAGTTTTGTTTTCAATTATGATGTTCTTCATTTatacaaaaaaacaacaatatcaacaacatatatatatctagtGAAATTTCATAATTGGAGAGGATAGAGTGTATGCAGATTT
Coding sequences within:
- the LOC107877728 gene encoding heptahelical transmembrane protein 1, with amino-acid sequence MIKSSEGSVWKRKNMNQEKENQKNIIANKSCKKYIEKKINKGENYNNYPLICYEELPGYMKDNEFILNYYRASWPIKQALFSIFRWHNETLNVWTHLLGFILFVVLTISNVVQVPQLSDFMTMFNWNFPTSGDVNVSNNSKEFFQGPSRLIDLKQDQHLQLDHMMSTKMLQSETTWPFFVFLGGSMFCLLSSSICHLFSCHSHKLNILLLRMDYVGITVMIITSFFPPIYYIFQCSPHWQIVYLSCITIMGICTIFTLLSPVFSTGKYRSFRAVLFMAMGLFGLIPAVHAIVLNWDEPERNIILAYELAMALSYLIGTMFYIMRIPERWRPGFFDLAGHSHQIFHVFVILGALSHYGAAQVFLEYRSRLGCDTQ